A region of Anopheles merus strain MAF chromosome 2R, AmerM5.1, whole genome shotgun sequence DNA encodes the following proteins:
- the LOC121602876 gene encoding phosphorylase b kinase gamma catalytic chain, skeletal muscle/heart isoform isoform X1, with protein MAKDEEDDLLPDKDAAKGFYAKYEPKEILGRGISSTVRRCIEKETGKEFAAKIIDLGAAETGDSNHMLEATRQEIQILRQVMGHKFIIELQDVFESDAFIFLVFELCRQGELFDYLTSVVTLSEKKSRYIMRQIFEGVDYIHSKNIVHRDLKPENILLDDNLNVKITDFGFARVLKEGEKLYDLCGTPGYLAPETLKCNMFEDAPGYSKEVDIWACGVIMFTLLVGCPPFWHRKQMVMLRNIMEGKYSFTSPEWADISEDPKDLIRKCLVVDPSKRITVTEALKHPFFNTVLFEQDIGPLKRSLSVKSRRFSRIADLALNPTENLRKQSQFNARKKFQFAILCVRAMIRIKRLRYTPEPLRVEDALRDPYRVKVLRKVIDGCAFRVYGHWVKKGEGQNRAALFENTPRCEVYNLYINSLNR; from the exons ATGGCcaaggacgaggaggacgatcTGCTGCCCGACAAGGATGCGGCGAAGGGATTCTACGCCAAGTACGAGCCCAAGGAAATTCTCGGCAG AGGCATCAGCTCGACGGTACGGCGATGCATCGAGAAGGAAACGGGCAAGGAGTTTGCGGCAAAGATCATCGATCTCGGCGCGGCAGAGACGGGCGATTCCAACCACATGCTGGAAGCAACCCGGCAGGAAATTCAAATCCTGCGCCAAGTGATGGGACACAAGTTTATCA TCGAGCTGCAGGATGTGTTCGAATCGGATGCGTTCATTTTCCTCGTGTTCGAACTGTGCCGGCAGGGCGAGCTGTTCGATTATCTCACCTCGGTGGTGACACTGTCCGAGAAAAAGTCCCGCTACATCATGCGCCAGATATTCGAGGGCGTCGACTACATCCATTCGAAGAACATAGTGCATCGTGATCTGAAACCGGAGAACATCCTGCTCGACGATAATCTCAACGTGAAGATCACCGATTTCGGGTTCGCCCGGGTGCTGAAAGAGGGCGAAAAACTGTATG ATCTCTGTGGAACTCCTGGATATTTGGCACCGGAAACATTAAAGTGCAACATGTTCGAGGATGCGCCAGGATACTCGAAGGAGGTGGACAT ATGGGCCTGCGGTGTGATCATGTTCACGCTACTGGTCGGCTGTCCACCGTTCTGGCACCGGAAGCAGATGGTAATGCTGCGTAACATCATGGAAGGCAAATATAGTTTCACCTCCCCGGAGTGGGCGGACATTTCAG AGGATCCCAAGGACCTGATACGCAAATGCCTGGTGGTTGACCCATCGAAGCGAATCACAGTCACGGAAGCGTTGAAGCATCCCTTCTTCAACACAGTA CTTTTCGAGCAAGACATTGGACCTCTGAAACGGAGCCTTTCGGTTAAATCGAGACGCTTCAGTCGCATTGCTGACCTCGCACTG AACCCCACGGAAAAT TTGCGTAAGCAAAGTCAGTTCAACGCTAGGAAGAAGTTTCAGTTTGCTATACTGTGTGTACGCGCTATGATCCGGATCAAGAGGCTACGGTACACGCCGGAACCGCTGCGCGTCGAGGATGCGCTCAGAGACCCGTACCGCGTCAAGGTGCTGCGCAAG GTCATCGATGGATGTGCATTTCGAGTGTACGGCCACTGGGTCAAGAAGGGCGAGGGTCAAAACCGGGCCGCCCTGTTCGAGAATACGCCTCGATGCGAGGTTTATAATCTTTATATCAACAGCCTTAATCGATAG
- the LOC121602876 gene encoding phosphorylase b kinase gamma catalytic chain, skeletal muscle/heart isoform isoform X2, with protein MAKDEEDDLLPDKDAAKGFYAKYEPKEILGRGISSTVRRCIEKETGKEFAAKIIDLGAAETGDSNHMLEATRQEIQILRQVMGHKFIIELQDVFESDAFIFLVFELCRQGELFDYLTSVVTLSEKKSRYIMRQIFEGVDYIHSKNIVHRDLKPENILLDDNLNVKITDFGFARVLKEGEKLYDLCGTPGYLAPETLKCNMFEDAPGYSKEVDIWACGVIMFTLLVGCPPFWHRKQMVMLRNIMEGKYSFTSPEWADISEDPKDLIRKCLVVDPSKRITVTEALKHPFFNTVLFEQDIGPLKRSLSVKSRRFSRIADLALLRKQSQFNARKKFQFAILCVRAMIRIKRLRYTPEPLRVEDALRDPYRVKVLRKVIDGCAFRVYGHWVKKGEGQNRAALFENTPRCEVYNLYINSLNR; from the exons ATGGCcaaggacgaggaggacgatcTGCTGCCCGACAAGGATGCGGCGAAGGGATTCTACGCCAAGTACGAGCCCAAGGAAATTCTCGGCAG AGGCATCAGCTCGACGGTACGGCGATGCATCGAGAAGGAAACGGGCAAGGAGTTTGCGGCAAAGATCATCGATCTCGGCGCGGCAGAGACGGGCGATTCCAACCACATGCTGGAAGCAACCCGGCAGGAAATTCAAATCCTGCGCCAAGTGATGGGACACAAGTTTATCA TCGAGCTGCAGGATGTGTTCGAATCGGATGCGTTCATTTTCCTCGTGTTCGAACTGTGCCGGCAGGGCGAGCTGTTCGATTATCTCACCTCGGTGGTGACACTGTCCGAGAAAAAGTCCCGCTACATCATGCGCCAGATATTCGAGGGCGTCGACTACATCCATTCGAAGAACATAGTGCATCGTGATCTGAAACCGGAGAACATCCTGCTCGACGATAATCTCAACGTGAAGATCACCGATTTCGGGTTCGCCCGGGTGCTGAAAGAGGGCGAAAAACTGTATG ATCTCTGTGGAACTCCTGGATATTTGGCACCGGAAACATTAAAGTGCAACATGTTCGAGGATGCGCCAGGATACTCGAAGGAGGTGGACAT ATGGGCCTGCGGTGTGATCATGTTCACGCTACTGGTCGGCTGTCCACCGTTCTGGCACCGGAAGCAGATGGTAATGCTGCGTAACATCATGGAAGGCAAATATAGTTTCACCTCCCCGGAGTGGGCGGACATTTCAG AGGATCCCAAGGACCTGATACGCAAATGCCTGGTGGTTGACCCATCGAAGCGAATCACAGTCACGGAAGCGTTGAAGCATCCCTTCTTCAACACAGTA CTTTTCGAGCAAGACATTGGACCTCTGAAACGGAGCCTTTCGGTTAAATCGAGACGCTTCAGTCGCATTGCTGACCTCGCACTG TTGCGTAAGCAAAGTCAGTTCAACGCTAGGAAGAAGTTTCAGTTTGCTATACTGTGTGTACGCGCTATGATCCGGATCAAGAGGCTACGGTACACGCCGGAACCGCTGCGCGTCGAGGATGCGCTCAGAGACCCGTACCGCGTCAAGGTGCTGCGCAAG GTCATCGATGGATGTGCATTTCGAGTGTACGGCCACTGGGTCAAGAAGGGCGAGGGTCAAAACCGGGCCGCCCTGTTCGAGAATACGCCTCGATGCGAGGTTTATAATCTTTATATCAACAGCCTTAATCGATAG
- the LOC121602876 gene encoding phosphorylase b kinase gamma catalytic chain, skeletal muscle/heart isoform isoform X3 — translation MAKDEEDDLLPDKDAAKGFYAKYEPKEILGRGISSTVRRCIEKETGKEFAAKIIDLGAAETGDSNHMLEATRQEIQILRQVMGHKFIIELQDVFESDAFIFLVFELCRQGELFDYLTSVVTLSEKKSRYIMRQIFEGVDYIHSKNIVHRDLKPENILLDDNLNVKITDFGFARVLKEGEKLYDLCGTPGYLAPETLKCNMFEDAPGYSKEVDIWACGVIMFTLLVGCPPFWHRKQMVMLRNIMEGKYSFTSPEWADISEDPKDLIRKCLVVDPSKRITVTEALKHPFFNTVNPTENLRKQSQFNARKKFQFAILCVRAMIRIKRLRYTPEPLRVEDALRDPYRVKVLRKVIDGCAFRVYGHWVKKGEGQNRAALFENTPRCEVYNLYINSLNR, via the exons ATGGCcaaggacgaggaggacgatcTGCTGCCCGACAAGGATGCGGCGAAGGGATTCTACGCCAAGTACGAGCCCAAGGAAATTCTCGGCAG AGGCATCAGCTCGACGGTACGGCGATGCATCGAGAAGGAAACGGGCAAGGAGTTTGCGGCAAAGATCATCGATCTCGGCGCGGCAGAGACGGGCGATTCCAACCACATGCTGGAAGCAACCCGGCAGGAAATTCAAATCCTGCGCCAAGTGATGGGACACAAGTTTATCA TCGAGCTGCAGGATGTGTTCGAATCGGATGCGTTCATTTTCCTCGTGTTCGAACTGTGCCGGCAGGGCGAGCTGTTCGATTATCTCACCTCGGTGGTGACACTGTCCGAGAAAAAGTCCCGCTACATCATGCGCCAGATATTCGAGGGCGTCGACTACATCCATTCGAAGAACATAGTGCATCGTGATCTGAAACCGGAGAACATCCTGCTCGACGATAATCTCAACGTGAAGATCACCGATTTCGGGTTCGCCCGGGTGCTGAAAGAGGGCGAAAAACTGTATG ATCTCTGTGGAACTCCTGGATATTTGGCACCGGAAACATTAAAGTGCAACATGTTCGAGGATGCGCCAGGATACTCGAAGGAGGTGGACAT ATGGGCCTGCGGTGTGATCATGTTCACGCTACTGGTCGGCTGTCCACCGTTCTGGCACCGGAAGCAGATGGTAATGCTGCGTAACATCATGGAAGGCAAATATAGTTTCACCTCCCCGGAGTGGGCGGACATTTCAG AGGATCCCAAGGACCTGATACGCAAATGCCTGGTGGTTGACCCATCGAAGCGAATCACAGTCACGGAAGCGTTGAAGCATCCCTTCTTCAACACAGTA AACCCCACGGAAAAT TTGCGTAAGCAAAGTCAGTTCAACGCTAGGAAGAAGTTTCAGTTTGCTATACTGTGTGTACGCGCTATGATCCGGATCAAGAGGCTACGGTACACGCCGGAACCGCTGCGCGTCGAGGATGCGCTCAGAGACCCGTACCGCGTCAAGGTGCTGCGCAAG GTCATCGATGGATGTGCATTTCGAGTGTACGGCCACTGGGTCAAGAAGGGCGAGGGTCAAAACCGGGCCGCCCTGTTCGAGAATACGCCTCGATGCGAGGTTTATAATCTTTATATCAACAGCCTTAATCGATAG
- the LOC121602876 gene encoding phosphorylase b kinase gamma catalytic chain, skeletal muscle/heart isoform isoform X4, which produces MAKDEEDDLLPDKDAAKGFYAKYEPKEILGRGISSTVRRCIEKETGKEFAAKIIDLGAAETGDSNHMLEATRQEIQILRQVMGHKFIIELQDVFESDAFIFLVFELCRQGELFDYLTSVVTLSEKKSRYIMRQIFEGVDYIHSKNIVHRDLKPENILLDDNLNVKITDFGFARVLKEGEKLYDLCGTPGYLAPETLKCNMFEDAPGYSKEVDIWACGVIMFTLLVGCPPFWHRKQMVMLRNIMEGKYSFTSPEWADISEDPKDLIRKCLVVDPSKRITVTEALKHPFFNTVLRKQSQFNARKKFQFAILCVRAMIRIKRLRYTPEPLRVEDALRDPYRVKVLRKVIDGCAFRVYGHWVKKGEGQNRAALFENTPRCEVYNLYINSLNR; this is translated from the exons ATGGCcaaggacgaggaggacgatcTGCTGCCCGACAAGGATGCGGCGAAGGGATTCTACGCCAAGTACGAGCCCAAGGAAATTCTCGGCAG AGGCATCAGCTCGACGGTACGGCGATGCATCGAGAAGGAAACGGGCAAGGAGTTTGCGGCAAAGATCATCGATCTCGGCGCGGCAGAGACGGGCGATTCCAACCACATGCTGGAAGCAACCCGGCAGGAAATTCAAATCCTGCGCCAAGTGATGGGACACAAGTTTATCA TCGAGCTGCAGGATGTGTTCGAATCGGATGCGTTCATTTTCCTCGTGTTCGAACTGTGCCGGCAGGGCGAGCTGTTCGATTATCTCACCTCGGTGGTGACACTGTCCGAGAAAAAGTCCCGCTACATCATGCGCCAGATATTCGAGGGCGTCGACTACATCCATTCGAAGAACATAGTGCATCGTGATCTGAAACCGGAGAACATCCTGCTCGACGATAATCTCAACGTGAAGATCACCGATTTCGGGTTCGCCCGGGTGCTGAAAGAGGGCGAAAAACTGTATG ATCTCTGTGGAACTCCTGGATATTTGGCACCGGAAACATTAAAGTGCAACATGTTCGAGGATGCGCCAGGATACTCGAAGGAGGTGGACAT ATGGGCCTGCGGTGTGATCATGTTCACGCTACTGGTCGGCTGTCCACCGTTCTGGCACCGGAAGCAGATGGTAATGCTGCGTAACATCATGGAAGGCAAATATAGTTTCACCTCCCCGGAGTGGGCGGACATTTCAG AGGATCCCAAGGACCTGATACGCAAATGCCTGGTGGTTGACCCATCGAAGCGAATCACAGTCACGGAAGCGTTGAAGCATCCCTTCTTCAACACAGTA TTGCGTAAGCAAAGTCAGTTCAACGCTAGGAAGAAGTTTCAGTTTGCTATACTGTGTGTACGCGCTATGATCCGGATCAAGAGGCTACGGTACACGCCGGAACCGCTGCGCGTCGAGGATGCGCTCAGAGACCCGTACCGCGTCAAGGTGCTGCGCAAG GTCATCGATGGATGTGCATTTCGAGTGTACGGCCACTGGGTCAAGAAGGGCGAGGGTCAAAACCGGGCCGCCCTGTTCGAGAATACGCCTCGATGCGAGGTTTATAATCTTTATATCAACAGCCTTAATCGATAG
- the LOC121602913 gene encoding cyclin-dependent kinase 7 yields the protein MEILNRLNRYEKIDFLGEGQFATVYKARDAETNEIVAVKKIKIGNREEAADGINRTALREIKLLHELHHENIIGLLDVFGHKSNVSLVFDFMDTDLEIIIKDPKIILTPANIKSYMIQTLRGLEYLHQHWILHRDLKPNNLLISGTGVLKIGDFGLAKFFGSPNRINTNQVVTRWYRCPELLFGARQYGIGVDIWAVGCILAELLLRVPFLPGESDLDQLTRIFQVLGTPNETNWPDVKSLPDYVQYKFYPPIPLRDIFTAASDDLIELANKMLALYPLHRCSCTEALKMAYFSNKPAPTVGPRLPMPASYNAANSKPEEKPSLKRKLLDSIDGGTVPKRLQF from the exons ATGGAAATCTTGAACCGACTGAACAGATATGAAAAGATTGATTTCCTTGGCGAAGGACAG TTTGCCACCGTCTACAAAGCGCGGGATGCAGAAACGAACGAAATAGTGGCGGTGAAAAAGATCAAAATCGGCAACCGGGAGGAAGCGGCCGACGGCATCAACCGTACCGCGCTGCGGGAAATCAAGCTGCTGCACGAGCTGCACCACGAGAACATCATCGGCCTGCTGGATGTGTTCGGGCACAAGAGCAACGTGTCGCTGGTGTTCGACTTCATGGACACCGATCTGGAGATCATCATCAAGGATCCGAAGATCATACTCACGCCGGCCAACATCAAGAGCTACATGATCCAGACGCTCCGGGGGCTCGAGTATCTGCACCAGCACTGGATACTGCACCGCGATCTGAAGCCGAACAATTTACTGATCAGCGGCACCGGCGTGCTGAAGATTGGCGATTTCGGTTTGGCCAAGTTTTTCGGCTCGCCCAATCGCATCAACACGAACCAGGTCGTGACGCGGTGGTACCGCTGTCCGGAGCTGCTGTTTGGCGCCCGGCAGTACGGCATTGGCGTCGACATCTGGGCGGTGGGGTGCATTTTGGCCGAGCTGCTGTTGCGCGTCCCGTTCCTGCCCGGCGAGAGCGATCTCGACCAGCTGACGCGAATATTCCAGGTGCTCGGTACGCCGAACGAGACGAACTGGCCGGACGTAAAGTCGCTGCCGGACTACGTGCAGTACAAGTTCTATCCGCCCATTCCACTGCGGGACATCTTTACCGCGGCGTCCGACGATTTGATTGAGCTGGCGAACAAAATGCTGGCCCTGTACCCGCTGCACCGGTGCTCCTGTACCGAGGCGCTGAAGATGGCATACTTTTCGAACAAACCGGCGCCGACGGTCGGGCCGCGGTTGCCCATGCCCGCCAGCTACAATGCGGCCAACAGCAAGCCGGAGGAGAAACCGTCGCTCAAGCGGAAGCTTCTGGACAGCATTGATGGCGGGACCGTACCGAAGCGTTTGCAGTTCTGA